Proteins from a genomic interval of Drosophila melanogaster chromosome 2R:
- the CG42700 gene encoding uncharacterized protein, isoform F, whose product MNLMFRKNFREGASKSGGGGGKLQSKANRTKRSRDMGLVQQPEEIHYRTHLFFSPNRPGYDVGEVNFGGGANSGVTRAEPISLATLDRDCFIIPVHSVDRFLPAGIPLPALSADGKATSPLSVLEVSDPKLCILVHLMSPLEAIDPVMESPLAHPLLKQRSIAAELVTEVQQANTAVGGMLLANMEKSSEFPFISYYLINTLQTDPSSFYAGLRVSSLSKFEPKALKYTAAHTLDLYSEVAAICRPPLVLPSNEVGSFKKSQTAATGYIISVFKVFEGDDGERFEKNWLYWTGARMLYRYLPRAAGLRRIALHKSTSQKGDKMYLLVCECAELLKDISLAAFLIPALRARLCGYTGLYRPIQAF is encoded by the exons ATGAATTTAATGTTTCGCAAGAATTTCCGCGAGGGGGCCAGCAAATcgggcggcggcggcggaaaGCTGCAGTCGAAGGCCAACAGGACGAAGCGATCCCGGGACATGGGACTCGTCCAGCAGCCGGAGGAGATCCACTATAGGACCCATCTCTTCTTCTCGCCCAACCGACCTGGCTACGATGTGGGCGAAG TGAACTTTGGTGGCGGCGCCAACTCGGGAGTCACACGAGCGGAACCAATCTCATTGGCCACCCTGGATCGCGACTGCTTCATCATTCCCGTGCACAGTGTGGACCGCTTCCTGCCAGCTGGCATTCCT CTGCCCGCCTTAAGTGCCGATGGTAAGGCCACAAGCCCTCTAAGTGTCTTGGAAGTCTCCGATCCGAAGCTGTGCATTCTGGTGCATTTGATGAGTCCCCTGGAGGCCATCGATCCGGTAATGGAGTCGCCACTAGCGCATCCGCTGCTCAAGCAGCGCTCCATTGCCGCCGAATTGGTGACCGAAGTGCAGCAGGCCAACACGGCAGTGGGCGGAATGCTGCTGGCCAACATGGAGAAGAGCT CTGAGTTCCCCTTCATCTCGTACTACCTGATCAATACGCTGCAAACGGATCCTTCCAGCTTCTATGCTGGCCTGCGCGTCTCCTCGCTGTCCAAGTTTGAGCCAAAGGCCCTCAA ATACACTGCCGCCCACACACTGGATCTGTATAGCGAGGTGGCTGCCATTTGCCGGCCGCCGTTGGTTTTGCCCTCCAACGAGGTGGGCAGCTTCAAGAAGTCGCAGACCGCGGCCACCGGCTACATTATTAGCGTGTTCAAG GTTTTCGAGGGCGACGATGGCGAACGATTCGAAAAGAACTGGCTCTACTGGACCGGAGCACGGATGTTGTACAG GTACCTGCCACGTGCCGCGGGCCTGAGGCGCATCGCCCTGCACAAGAGCACCTCGCAGAAGGGCGACAAGATGTATCTGCTGGTTTGCGAGTGCGCCGAGCTGCTGAAGGACATCTCGCTGGCCGCCTTCCTGATTCCGGCGCTGCGAGCTCGGCTGTGCGGATACACCGGACTCTATCGACCAATACAGGCCTTCTAG
- the CG42700 gene encoding uncharacterized protein, isoform D, with amino-acid sequence MFRKNFREGASKSGGGGGKLQSKANRTKRSRDMGLVQQPEEIHYRTHLFFSPNRPGYDVGEERCSALSGIPSTPLSSTAPSLALPGNLPYELDMPQPLVDRRPSVSLMRWSSSGPGTECNSNSNGNSASNSLIRLQQQTQQQMQQQLQQQLQQQLQQQMQQQQQQHLLATATATTLGYADATVATATTTLLAAAAAATRQVNFGGGANSGVTRAEPISLATLDRDCFIIPVHSVDRFLPAGIPLPALSADGKATSPLSVLEVSDPKLCILVHLMSPLEAIDPVMESPLAHPLLKQRSIAAELVTEVQQANTAVGGMLLANMEKSSEFPFISYYLINTLQTDPSSFYAGLRVSSLSKFEPKALKYTAAHTLDLYSEVAAICRPPLVLPSNEVGSFKKSQTAATGYIISVFKVFEGDDGERFEKNWLYWTGARMLYRYLPRAAGLRRIALHKSTSQKGDKMYLLVCECAELLKDISLAAFLIPALRARLCGYTGLYRPIQAF; translated from the exons ATGTTTCGCAAGAATTTCCGCGAGGGGGCCAGCAAATcgggcggcggcggcggaaaGCTGCAGTCGAAGGCCAACAGGACGAAGCGATCCCGGGACATGGGACTCGTCCAGCAGCCGGAGGAGATCCACTATAGGACCCATCTCTTCTTCTCGCCCAACCGACCTGGCTACGATGTGGGCGAAG AACGATGTAGCGCCCTGTCAGGCATACCGAGCACACCGCTCTCGAGCACCGCCCCCTCGCTGGCCCTGCCCGGCAACCTGCCGTACGAGCTGGATATGCCGCAGCCGCTGGTCGACCGACGGCCGTCCGTCTCCCTGATGCGCTGGAGCAGCAGCGGACCGGGTACGgagtgcaacagcaacagcaacggcaacagcgCCAGTAACAGTTTGATCCGCCTGCAGCAGCAGACgcagcagcaaatgcagcagcaactacagcagcaactgcagcagcagctgcagcagcaaatgcagcagcagcagcagcaacatctattggcaacagcaacagcaacaacactgGGGTACGCTGATGCAACGGTGGccacggcaacaacaacattgctaGCGGCCGCAGCTGCAGCCACGCGGCAAG TGAACTTTGGTGGCGGCGCCAACTCGGGAGTCACACGAGCGGAACCAATCTCATTGGCCACCCTGGATCGCGACTGCTTCATCATTCCCGTGCACAGTGTGGACCGCTTCCTGCCAGCTGGCATTCCT CTGCCCGCCTTAAGTGCCGATGGTAAGGCCACAAGCCCTCTAAGTGTCTTGGAAGTCTCCGATCCGAAGCTGTGCATTCTGGTGCATTTGATGAGTCCCCTGGAGGCCATCGATCCGGTAATGGAGTCGCCACTAGCGCATCCGCTGCTCAAGCAGCGCTCCATTGCCGCCGAATTGGTGACCGAAGTGCAGCAGGCCAACACGGCAGTGGGCGGAATGCTGCTGGCCAACATGGAGAAGAGCT CTGAGTTCCCCTTCATCTCGTACTACCTGATCAATACGCTGCAAACGGATCCTTCCAGCTTCTATGCTGGCCTGCGCGTCTCCTCGCTGTCCAAGTTTGAGCCAAAGGCCCTCAA ATACACTGCCGCCCACACACTGGATCTGTATAGCGAGGTGGCTGCCATTTGCCGGCCGCCGTTGGTTTTGCCCTCCAACGAGGTGGGCAGCTTCAAGAAGTCGCAGACCGCGGCCACCGGCTACATTATTAGCGTGTTCAAG GTTTTCGAGGGCGACGATGGCGAACGATTCGAAAAGAACTGGCTCTACTGGACCGGAGCACGGATGTTGTACAG GTACCTGCCACGTGCCGCGGGCCTGAGGCGCATCGCCCTGCACAAGAGCACCTCGCAGAAGGGCGACAAGATGTATCTGCTGGTTTGCGAGTGCGCCGAGCTGCTGAAGGACATCTCGCTGGCCGCCTTCCTGATTCCGGCGCTGCGAGCTCGGCTGTGCGGATACACCGGACTCTATCGACCAATACAGGCCTTCTAG
- the CG42700 gene encoding uncharacterized protein, isoform G, which produces MFRKNFREGASKSGGGGGKLQSKANRTKRSRDMGLVQQPEEIHYRTHLFFSPNRPGYDVGEERCSALSGIPSTPLSSTAPSLALPGNLPYELDMPQPLVDRRPSVSLMRWSSSGPVNFGGGANSGVTRAEPISLATLDRDCFIIPVHSVDRFLPAGIPLPALSADGKATSPLSVLEVSDPKLCILVHLMSPLEAIDPVMESPLAHPLLKQRSIAAELVTEVQQANTAVGGMLLANMEKSSEFPFISYYLINTLQTDPSSFYAGLRVSSLSKFEPKALKYTAAHTLDLYSEVAAICRPPLVLPSNEVGSFKKSQTAATGYIISVFKVFEGDDGERFEKNWLYWTGARMLYRYLPRAAGLRRIALHKSTSQKGDKMYLLVCECAELLKDISLAAFLIPALRARLCGYTGLYRPIQAF; this is translated from the exons ATGTTTCGCAAGAATTTCCGCGAGGGGGCCAGCAAATcgggcggcggcggcggaaaGCTGCAGTCGAAGGCCAACAGGACGAAGCGATCCCGGGACATGGGACTCGTCCAGCAGCCGGAGGAGATCCACTATAGGACCCATCTCTTCTTCTCGCCCAACCGACCTGGCTACGATGTGGGCGAAG AACGATGTAGCGCCCTGTCAGGCATACCGAGCACACCGCTCTCGAGCACCGCCCCCTCGCTGGCCCTGCCCGGCAACCTGCCGTACGAGCTGGATATGCCGCAGCCGCTGGTCGACCGACGGCCGTCCGTCTCCCTGATGCGCTGGAGCAGCAGCGGACCGG TGAACTTTGGTGGCGGCGCCAACTCGGGAGTCACACGAGCGGAACCAATCTCATTGGCCACCCTGGATCGCGACTGCTTCATCATTCCCGTGCACAGTGTGGACCGCTTCCTGCCAGCTGGCATTCCT CTGCCCGCCTTAAGTGCCGATGGTAAGGCCACAAGCCCTCTAAGTGTCTTGGAAGTCTCCGATCCGAAGCTGTGCATTCTGGTGCATTTGATGAGTCCCCTGGAGGCCATCGATCCGGTAATGGAGTCGCCACTAGCGCATCCGCTGCTCAAGCAGCGCTCCATTGCCGCCGAATTGGTGACCGAAGTGCAGCAGGCCAACACGGCAGTGGGCGGAATGCTGCTGGCCAACATGGAGAAGAGCT CTGAGTTCCCCTTCATCTCGTACTACCTGATCAATACGCTGCAAACGGATCCTTCCAGCTTCTATGCTGGCCTGCGCGTCTCCTCGCTGTCCAAGTTTGAGCCAAAGGCCCTCAA ATACACTGCCGCCCACACACTGGATCTGTATAGCGAGGTGGCTGCCATTTGCCGGCCGCCGTTGGTTTTGCCCTCCAACGAGGTGGGCAGCTTCAAGAAGTCGCAGACCGCGGCCACCGGCTACATTATTAGCGTGTTCAAG GTTTTCGAGGGCGACGATGGCGAACGATTCGAAAAGAACTGGCTCTACTGGACCGGAGCACGGATGTTGTACAG GTACCTGCCACGTGCCGCGGGCCTGAGGCGCATCGCCCTGCACAAGAGCACCTCGCAGAAGGGCGACAAGATGTATCTGCTGGTTTGCGAGTGCGCCGAGCTGCTGAAGGACATCTCGCTGGCCGCCTTCCTGATTCCGGCGCTGCGAGCTCGGCTGTGCGGATACACCGGACTCTATCGACCAATACAGGCCTTCTAG
- the CG8850 gene encoding uncharacterized protein, isoform A: MQGAQGSREGHPGSNDGISTVIYSAEGEELTINCEAESESSGQRDQWSRGVEFLFSCIALSVGLGNVWRFPFIALENGGGAFLIPYVIVLLLIGRPVYYLEVIIGQFSSRGCIRAFDMAPIMRGIAYGQVYSTALATTYYACIMALTIRYLVASFSEVLPWTYCLVEWGKSCVATGATAANDSSIVQGVSSAELFFTQTVLREPESLDDNGLGTPSWDLVLCLLATWVIIGTILSKGIRSSGKASYFLALFPYVIMIVLLIRAVTLPGAWQGIVYFLKPQWSQLLNPHVWYAAITQMFFSLAICFGTLVMYASFNDFNKNVHKDVIIITTIDSLTSILAGCIIFGILGNLAFETNTKDISQVVKGGAGLAFISYPEAIAKFKYLPQLFAVLFFFMLLVLGIGSNIGMASAVVNVVKDRFTHLPHWLLAVSASIIGFLCGLVYMTPGGQFVLNLVDFYGCTFIALVLAIAELLAVGWIYGVKRICSDIEFMLNVKTSFYWRICWAIVAPGLMFLVLVYMLFSYEPLTYRGVQYPPVYYMAGWIIWGLGVLQLPFWALVTIYQQPGKTFGSKFGLAMQPTANWGPLQTQKFEAYIIHRKREADFKSPRGGYLFDNIFG, encoded by the exons ATGCAGGGAGCTCAAGGATCGAGAGAAGGACATCCAGGATCAAATGATGGCATCAGCACAGTAATCTACAGCGCGGAAGGAGAAGAG CTTACCATAAATTGTGAGGCCGAATCCGAGTCATCCGGCCAGCGAGATCAGTGGAGCAGGGGAGTGGAGTTCCTCTTCTCCTGCATCGCCCTATCCGTTGGCCTTGGCAATGTCTGGCGATTTCCGTTCATTGCTCTGGAGAATGGCGGTGGCGCCTTTCTCATACCCTACGTGATTGTGCTCCTGCTGATTGGCAGACCGGTTTACTATCTGGAGGTCATCATTGGTCAGTTCTCGAGCCGTGGTTGCATCAGAGCCTTCGATATGGCACCTATAATGAGGG GTATTGCCTATGGTCAGGTGTATTCCACCGCCTTGGCCACCACCTACTACGCCTGCATTATGGCCTTGACCATCAGATATTTGGTGGCTAGTTTCAGTGAAGTCCTGCCCTGGACATATTGCCTCGTGGAATGGGGCAAAAGTTGCGTGGCGACGGGAGCCACAGCTGCCAATGACTCATCCATTGTGCAGGGGGTTTCCTCCGCCGAGCTGTTTTTCAC GCAAACAGTTCTGAGGGAGCCCGAATCGCTGGACGATAATGGCCTGGGTACTCCCAGTTGGGATCTGGTCTTGTGTCTCCTGGCCACTTGGGTGATCATCGGCACGATTTTGTCAAAGGGCATTCGCAGTTCTGGGAAAGCTTCCTATTTCCTGGCCCTGTTTCCCTATGTGATCATGATCGTACTGCTCATTCGGGCGGTCACTTTACCAGGTGCCTGGCAGGGAATTGTGTACTTCCTGAAGCCCCAATGGTCCCAGCTGCTCAATCCGCACGTGTGGTACGCGGCCATCACACAGATGTTCTTCTCGCTGGCCATCTGCTTCGGAACGCTGGTCATGTACGCCTCCTTCAATGATTTCAACAAGAATGTGCACAA AGATGTGATAATAATCACCACTATAGACTCGCTTACATCCATTCTGGCTGGTTGCATCATCTTTGGAATTCTGGGCAACCTGGCCTTTGAGACCAACACCAAGGATATTTCGCAGGTTGTCAAAGGTGGAGCTGGTCTAGCGTTCATTTCCTATCCAGAGGCCATTGCCAAATTCAAGTACCTTCCCCAACTGTTCGCCGTTCTGTTCTTCTTCATGCTCCTGGTCCTGGGCATTGGATCGAATATTGGAATGGCTTCGGCTGTGGTGAATGTGGTTAAGGATCGATTCACCCATTTGCCCCACTGGCTGCTGGCCGTGAGTGCTTCGATAATTGGATTCCTCTGTGGCCTGGTGTACATGACTCCGGGCGGACAGTTCGTACTGAATCTCGTCGACTTTTATGGCTGCACTTTTATAGCCCTGGTCTTGGCCATTGCAGAATTGTTGGCAGTGGGCTGGATTTATGGTGTGAAGCGCATCTGCAGCGACATTGAGTTCATGCTGAATGTGAAGACCAGCTTCTATTGGCGCATCTGCTGGGCCATTGTGGCACCTGGTCTGATGTTCCTGGTCCTCGTCTATATGCTCTTCAGCTACGAACCTCTGACGTACCGAGGTGTTCAGTATCCGCCGGTCTACTATATGGCTGGATGGATTATCTGGGGACTGGGTGTGCTGCAGTTGCCCTTCTGGGCTTTGGTGACGATTTACCAGCAGCCAGGAAAGACTTTTGGCAGT AAATTCGGACTGGCCATGCAACCCACTGCCAATTGGGGTCCATTGCAGACGCAGAAGTTCGAGGCCTACATAATCCATCGAAAACGCGAGGCGGACTTTAAGAGCCCACGTGGCGGATACTTGTTCGACAATATCTTTGGCTAA
- the CG8850 gene encoding uncharacterized protein, isoform B, whose product MDDDAEYQKLRRNMQGAQGSREGHPGSNDGISTVIYSAEGEELTINCEAESESSGQRDQWSRGVEFLFSCIALSVGLGNVWRFPFIALENGGGAFLIPYVIVLLLIGRPVYYLEVIIGQFSSRGCIRAFDMAPIMRGIAYGQVYSTALATTYYACIMALTIRYLVASFSEVLPWTYCLVEWGKSCVATGATAANDSSIVQGVSSAELFFTQTVLREPESLDDNGLGTPSWDLVLCLLATWVIIGTILSKGIRSSGKASYFLALFPYVIMIVLLIRAVTLPGAWQGIVYFLKPQWSQLLNPHVWYAAITQMFFSLAICFGTLVMYASFNDFNKNVHKDVIIITTIDSLTSILAGCIIFGILGNLAFETNTKDISQVVKGGAGLAFISYPEAIAKFKYLPQLFAVLFFFMLLVLGIGSNIGMASAVVNVVKDRFTHLPHWLLAVSASIIGFLCGLVYMTPGGQFVLNLVDFYGCTFIALVLAIAELLAVGWIYGVKRICSDIEFMLNVKTSFYWRICWAIVAPGLMFLVLVYMLFSYEPLTYRGVQYPPVYYMAGWIIWGLGVLQLPFWALVTIYQQPGKTFGSKFGLAMQPTANWGPLQTQKFEAYIIHRKREADFKSPRGGYLFDNIFG is encoded by the exons ATGGATGATGATGCAGAATACCAGAAGCTCCGGCGAAACATGCAGGGAGCTCAAGGATCGAGAGAAGGACATCCAGGATCAAATGATGGCATCAGCACAGTAATCTACAGCGCGGAAGGAGAAGAG CTTACCATAAATTGTGAGGCCGAATCCGAGTCATCCGGCCAGCGAGATCAGTGGAGCAGGGGAGTGGAGTTCCTCTTCTCCTGCATCGCCCTATCCGTTGGCCTTGGCAATGTCTGGCGATTTCCGTTCATTGCTCTGGAGAATGGCGGTGGCGCCTTTCTCATACCCTACGTGATTGTGCTCCTGCTGATTGGCAGACCGGTTTACTATCTGGAGGTCATCATTGGTCAGTTCTCGAGCCGTGGTTGCATCAGAGCCTTCGATATGGCACCTATAATGAGGG GTATTGCCTATGGTCAGGTGTATTCCACCGCCTTGGCCACCACCTACTACGCCTGCATTATGGCCTTGACCATCAGATATTTGGTGGCTAGTTTCAGTGAAGTCCTGCCCTGGACATATTGCCTCGTGGAATGGGGCAAAAGTTGCGTGGCGACGGGAGCCACAGCTGCCAATGACTCATCCATTGTGCAGGGGGTTTCCTCCGCCGAGCTGTTTTTCAC GCAAACAGTTCTGAGGGAGCCCGAATCGCTGGACGATAATGGCCTGGGTACTCCCAGTTGGGATCTGGTCTTGTGTCTCCTGGCCACTTGGGTGATCATCGGCACGATTTTGTCAAAGGGCATTCGCAGTTCTGGGAAAGCTTCCTATTTCCTGGCCCTGTTTCCCTATGTGATCATGATCGTACTGCTCATTCGGGCGGTCACTTTACCAGGTGCCTGGCAGGGAATTGTGTACTTCCTGAAGCCCCAATGGTCCCAGCTGCTCAATCCGCACGTGTGGTACGCGGCCATCACACAGATGTTCTTCTCGCTGGCCATCTGCTTCGGAACGCTGGTCATGTACGCCTCCTTCAATGATTTCAACAAGAATGTGCACAA AGATGTGATAATAATCACCACTATAGACTCGCTTACATCCATTCTGGCTGGTTGCATCATCTTTGGAATTCTGGGCAACCTGGCCTTTGAGACCAACACCAAGGATATTTCGCAGGTTGTCAAAGGTGGAGCTGGTCTAGCGTTCATTTCCTATCCAGAGGCCATTGCCAAATTCAAGTACCTTCCCCAACTGTTCGCCGTTCTGTTCTTCTTCATGCTCCTGGTCCTGGGCATTGGATCGAATATTGGAATGGCTTCGGCTGTGGTGAATGTGGTTAAGGATCGATTCACCCATTTGCCCCACTGGCTGCTGGCCGTGAGTGCTTCGATAATTGGATTCCTCTGTGGCCTGGTGTACATGACTCCGGGCGGACAGTTCGTACTGAATCTCGTCGACTTTTATGGCTGCACTTTTATAGCCCTGGTCTTGGCCATTGCAGAATTGTTGGCAGTGGGCTGGATTTATGGTGTGAAGCGCATCTGCAGCGACATTGAGTTCATGCTGAATGTGAAGACCAGCTTCTATTGGCGCATCTGCTGGGCCATTGTGGCACCTGGTCTGATGTTCCTGGTCCTCGTCTATATGCTCTTCAGCTACGAACCTCTGACGTACCGAGGTGTTCAGTATCCGCCGGTCTACTATATGGCTGGATGGATTATCTGGGGACTGGGTGTGCTGCAGTTGCCCTTCTGGGCTTTGGTGACGATTTACCAGCAGCCAGGAAAGACTTTTGGCAGT AAATTCGGACTGGCCATGCAACCCACTGCCAATTGGGGTCCATTGCAGACGCAGAAGTTCGAGGCCTACATAATCCATCGAAAACGCGAGGCGGACTTTAAGAGCCCACGTGGCGGATACTTGTTCGACAATATCTTTGGCTAA